The proteins below are encoded in one region of Pseudoalteromonas ulvae UL12:
- a CDS encoding hemolysin family protein: MSDLIGIGILIIFGALFAMSEISIAAARKIKLRVMADEGNRKAQAVMTLQEQPGSFFAMIQIALNAIAILGGIIGEQTLTPYISELVSLIYVGPLADQISFFLSFLVITSLFILFADLLPKRIAMIMPEVVAAKVVTLMNGITFALTPLVMTFNGISNLILRIFKLPTEREEIVTTEDIVAMMEAGAQDGSLQQQEYHLIGNVFELEGRTLPTAMTTRESIVYFDINDSSETISAKILEHPHNHFLVCDGHLDRLIGSIESKEILRQLLKGETAHLDDKMINRDVFYLPETLTLSEALNAFKSAAQPFAIVVNEYALVVGMVTVKDLMSSFMGNLVTFHGEEQIVQRDANSWLVDGVTPIVDLMKLLEINEFPDDNQYETLAGFLIYMMKRIPKRADYVIHAGFKFEAIDIDGIRVEQLLVTRVSEIKNTGDSSDD; encoded by the coding sequence ATGAGTGACTTAATAGGCATTGGCATCTTAATTATCTTTGGGGCATTATTCGCCATGTCCGAAATTTCGATTGCTGCAGCTCGAAAAATTAAGTTGCGTGTAATGGCGGATGAAGGCAACCGCAAAGCGCAAGCGGTAATGACCTTGCAAGAACAGCCTGGTAGTTTTTTTGCCATGATCCAAATAGCGCTCAATGCGATAGCTATTTTAGGCGGTATCATTGGTGAGCAAACACTCACTCCTTATATTTCTGAATTAGTCAGTCTTATTTATGTGGGCCCTTTAGCCGATCAAATTAGCTTTTTCTTGTCGTTTTTGGTGATCACTTCTTTATTCATTTTATTCGCAGATTTACTCCCTAAACGTATCGCGATGATTATGCCTGAAGTGGTGGCAGCGAAAGTAGTGACGTTAATGAATGGGATTACTTTTGCCTTAACGCCACTTGTTATGACCTTTAATGGCATCAGTAACCTTATTTTACGCATTTTTAAACTGCCGACGGAACGTGAAGAAATTGTCACCACCGAAGACATTGTCGCAATGATGGAAGCGGGAGCACAAGATGGCTCATTACAACAACAAGAATACCATTTAATTGGCAATGTATTTGAACTTGAAGGGCGGACTTTACCCACCGCAATGACTACGCGCGAATCTATTGTCTATTTTGACATAAATGACTCCAGCGAAACCATTAGTGCCAAGATTTTAGAACACCCACATAACCACTTTTTAGTCTGTGATGGGCATTTAGACCGATTAATTGGCTCAATTGAGTCAAAAGAAATTTTACGTCAATTGCTCAAAGGTGAAACTGCGCATTTAGACGATAAGATGATCAACCGTGATGTTTTTTATTTACCCGAGACACTGACGCTGTCAGAAGCGCTTAATGCATTTAAGTCTGCGGCACAGCCTTTTGCAATTGTGGTTAATGAATACGCATTAGTGGTGGGAATGGTGACGGTCAAAGATTTGATGAGCAGTTTTATGGGGAATTTGGTCACGTTTCATGGCGAAGAGCAAATCGTGCAACGGGATGCTAATTCGTGGTTGGTCGATGGTGTTACACCAATTGTTGATCTGATGAAACTGCTCGAAATTAACGAATTTCCTGATGATAATCAATACGAAACATTAGCTGGATTTTTAATTTATATGATGAAGCGCATTCCCAAACGTGCCGATTATGTCATTCATGCAGGATTTAAGTTTGAGGCTATTGACATTGATGGGATCCGCGTTGAGCAGCTATTAGTGACTCGGGTCTCGGAGATTAAAAACACTGGTGACTCATCAGATGATTAG
- a CDS encoding DEAD/DEAH box helicase, protein MSEPVTFSSLNLSSEILKSVEKLGYVTPSEIQAQCIPMLLDGKDVLGLAQTGTGKTAAFALPLLNNIDASIKHPQVLVLAPTRELAIQVAEAFEQYAQFVSGVNVLALYGGQSYNVQLSGLRRGPQVIVATPGRLIDHLNRGTIKFDTLKALVLDEADEMLRMGFIDDVETIMAKTPKNKQTCLFSATMPQQIQSICSTYLENAEHVRISPRNSTVESVEQVYWQANTHKNNAIIRFLQAETYDGAIVFVRTRNDTVQIAELLEQAGFSAAPLNGDMNQQARERTVERLKNGLLDIVIATDVAARGLDVERLSLVINYDIPQDSEAYVHRIGRTGRAGRTGKAILFVKHNERYLLKNIVRHTKSNITQVGMPSTELVEQKRIEQLAVKVAASAEQKDILYYNELAEKLSEQLGLEGNDLAGALLFLAQQHAPIKVKEVPIHREARNDRDNKSRDRNSRQEREGRGRRDERSPRAERSDKPRERRNSDNGPMDTYRIEVGREHGVQVKNIVGAIANEADIPSKFIGDIRLFDDHSTVQLPLNMPQDTLKHFQKVFICKRPMNMQLHKDQASNQAFEKPRETGRPRSAEKRGQKHPRKN, encoded by the coding sequence ATGTCCGAACCAGTCACTTTTTCATCCTTAAACCTTTCTTCTGAAATCTTAAAATCTGTCGAGAAATTAGGCTACGTTACCCCTTCAGAAATCCAAGCCCAATGTATTCCTATGTTACTAGATGGAAAGGATGTACTCGGACTCGCCCAAACAGGTACAGGTAAAACAGCCGCATTTGCATTACCTTTACTGAACAATATTGATGCCAGTATCAAGCACCCACAAGTATTAGTGTTAGCGCCTACCCGTGAGCTCGCAATTCAAGTTGCAGAAGCGTTTGAACAATACGCCCAGTTTGTATCTGGTGTTAACGTATTAGCTCTGTACGGTGGCCAAAGCTATAACGTTCAATTAAGTGGTCTACGCAGAGGCCCACAAGTGATTGTTGCCACACCAGGTCGATTAATCGATCACCTTAATCGCGGTACAATCAAATTTGATACCCTTAAGGCCCTTGTACTTGATGAAGCGGATGAAATGCTGCGTATGGGGTTCATAGATGATGTTGAAACCATCATGGCTAAAACACCTAAAAATAAACAAACGTGTTTATTCTCAGCCACCATGCCACAGCAAATTCAAAGTATTTGCAGCACCTACTTAGAAAATGCTGAGCACGTTAGAATCTCACCTCGAAACAGTACTGTAGAAAGCGTTGAGCAAGTCTATTGGCAAGCTAATACACATAAAAACAACGCCATTATTCGTTTCTTACAAGCTGAAACATATGATGGTGCCATTGTATTTGTTCGCACCCGAAATGACACAGTGCAAATTGCTGAATTACTCGAGCAAGCTGGTTTTTCTGCAGCCCCTCTAAATGGTGATATGAACCAGCAAGCACGTGAGCGTACGGTTGAGCGACTCAAAAATGGCTTACTGGATATAGTGATTGCGACCGATGTTGCTGCACGTGGTCTGGATGTAGAGCGCTTATCGTTAGTCATTAACTATGATATTCCACAAGATTCAGAAGCATATGTACACCGTATTGGCCGTACCGGTCGTGCTGGGCGCACTGGTAAAGCGATTTTGTTTGTAAAACACAACGAGCGTTACTTACTTAAAAATATTGTTCGTCATACTAAATCAAACATTACACAAGTCGGCATGCCTAGTACGGAGCTTGTTGAGCAAAAACGCATTGAACAATTGGCTGTAAAAGTAGCAGCCAGTGCTGAGCAAAAAGATATTCTGTATTACAACGAATTAGCAGAGAAATTATCTGAGCAACTAGGCCTTGAAGGCAATGACTTAGCTGGTGCTCTATTGTTTCTTGCTCAACAACACGCGCCGATTAAAGTAAAAGAAGTGCCAATTCACCGCGAAGCACGAAATGATCGTGATAATAAATCTCGTGATAGAAATTCACGTCAAGAGCGTGAAGGCCGCGGTCGTCGTGACGAGCGTAGCCCTAGAGCTGAGCGCAGTGACAAACCTCGTGAGCGTCGTAACAGCGATAACGGACCGATGGATACATATCGTATTGAAGTGGGTCGTGAGCACGGCGTACAAGTGAAAAATATCGTTGGTGCCATCGCCAATGAAGCGGATATTCCAAGCAAGTTCATTGGCGACATTCGTTTATTTGATGATCACAGTACTGTTCAGTTACCACTGAATATGCCACAAGATACGCTTAAACACTTCCAAAAAGTCTTTATTTGTAAGCGCCCAATGAATATGCAGCTTCATAAAGATCAAGCATCAAATCAAGCATTTGAAAAGCCTAGAGAAACAGGCCGCCCACGCAGTGCCGAAAAACGAGGCCAAAAACACCCTCGTAAAAACTAA
- a CDS encoding sensor histidine kinase, whose product MTDDLQTQLIATEKALLREKRARMQVELQLEEFSHRAYESKVLLLEAYEQASSKQVHLQFLSYLTSDILSEKSLDELITAFIEHVLMLVDYQFAFNIKYHHPHPEQSLINIKLRSQPWQPFATDEEFLTHIAKLKQSSHDEWQLCQYDRSLFYTIKSLPQSKELLSVVYPLSTTESGLIAIALDHNENSNEFLQTINTAIKQLTSAIFRRKTEEKLHRNYVKLKATYNELQKTQKQLLQSEKMASLGQLAAGVAHEINNPLAYINSNLETLLDYVGEYSDLLKQVEEMLSDEQKLQLKNIKSCADFDFVEQDFQQLVPTTLEGVLRVKEIVDSLKSFSRADDGSAAQQISLTQCIQDSLKVVWNSLKYGHTVNMLIPDDQPLIIQGFYGKLQQVFVNFFVNAAQAMPDGGELTIAAKTEQGYHCITITDTGCGMDEATQRQVFNPFFTTKPENVGTGLGLSVSFAILQSHHVDIHIDSTVGVGTTFTLNFPIPEDE is encoded by the coding sequence ATGACCGACGATTTACAAACGCAACTCATTGCCACTGAAAAAGCGCTGTTACGCGAAAAGCGTGCTCGCATGCAAGTCGAATTGCAGCTTGAAGAATTTAGTCACCGTGCCTATGAATCAAAAGTATTACTTCTCGAAGCGTATGAACAAGCCTCAAGTAAACAAGTGCATCTCCAATTTCTTTCTTATTTGACTTCCGATATTTTATCTGAGAAATCGCTGGATGAATTAATTACCGCCTTCATCGAACATGTATTAATGCTGGTTGATTACCAGTTTGCTTTTAATATTAAGTATCATCACCCTCACCCAGAGCAATCTCTGATCAATATTAAATTACGCTCTCAACCGTGGCAGCCCTTTGCTACCGATGAAGAATTCTTAACCCATATTGCAAAACTCAAACAGTCAAGTCATGATGAATGGCAGCTATGTCAATATGATCGCAGTTTGTTTTATACCATCAAGTCATTACCCCAGAGCAAAGAGCTATTGAGTGTGGTGTATCCACTGTCAACAACCGAATCAGGTCTCATCGCAATTGCACTGGATCATAATGAGAATTCCAATGAATTTTTGCAGACAATTAATACTGCAATTAAGCAGTTAACGTCTGCGATTTTTAGACGCAAAACCGAAGAAAAATTACATCGTAATTATGTCAAACTCAAAGCGACCTATAACGAATTACAAAAAACGCAAAAGCAATTATTACAAAGTGAAAAAATGGCCTCGCTAGGTCAGTTGGCTGCCGGGGTCGCCCATGAAATTAATAATCCACTCGCCTACATTAATAGTAATTTAGAAACCTTACTGGATTATGTTGGCGAATATAGCGATCTGTTAAAGCAGGTCGAAGAAATGCTCAGTGATGAGCAAAAACTACAACTCAAAAATATCAAATCATGCGCTGATTTTGATTTTGTAGAACAAGACTTTCAACAACTCGTGCCAACAACCCTTGAAGGGGTTTTACGAGTCAAAGAAATCGTCGATAGCCTAAAATCGTTCTCCCGTGCCGACGATGGCTCTGCGGCCCAACAGATCTCATTAACACAATGTATTCAAGATTCACTCAAAGTGGTGTGGAACTCACTAAAATATGGCCACACCGTCAACATGCTGATCCCAGATGATCAACCGCTGATAATTCAGGGATTTTATGGGAAATTACAACAAGTCTTTGTCAATTTTTTTGTTAACGCCGCACAAGCAATGCCCGATGGTGGTGAACTCACAATCGCAGCCAAGACCGAGCAAGGTTATCATTGCATCACGATTACTGATACAGGGTGCGGCATGGATGAAGCCACGCAGCGCCAAGTCTTCAATCCATTTTTTACCACCAAACCCGAAAATGTCGGTACTGGGCTTGGATTATCCGTCAGTTTTGCTATTTTACAATCCCATCATGTCGACATTCATATCGACTCCACTGTTGGCGTAGGCACGACATTTACGCTTAATTTCCCCATTCCTGAAGATGAATAA
- a CDS encoding elongation factor P hydroxylase: MHHITDLMSLFDETFFASHQTRLIKGQDEPIYLPADQSCSFHQIVFAHGYFASALHEIAHWLVAGEQRRLQEDYGYWYCPDGRDEQQQVAFQTVEVKPQAIEWLLCAAAGFKFNVSCDNLNGVQPCRVSFQREVYQRVMYLLQQGLNARTEAFLRVLAHFYGTPWPMKVSQFTWHDDLTIQPQEACHEI; this comes from the coding sequence ATGCATCACATCACTGATTTAATGTCTCTTTTTGACGAGACTTTTTTTGCCAGCCATCAAACTCGGCTCATAAAAGGGCAAGACGAACCGATTTATTTGCCCGCTGATCAAAGCTGCTCATTTCATCAAATTGTGTTTGCTCATGGTTATTTTGCGTCAGCCTTACATGAGATTGCGCACTGGCTGGTGGCGGGAGAGCAACGTCGGTTGCAGGAAGATTATGGTTACTGGTATTGTCCGGATGGCCGCGATGAACAGCAGCAAGTTGCATTTCAAACTGTTGAAGTCAAACCGCAAGCGATAGAATGGCTATTGTGTGCAGCTGCAGGATTTAAATTCAATGTTTCCTGTGACAACTTAAATGGTGTTCAGCCCTGTCGCGTCAGTTTTCAGCGAGAAGTATATCAACGTGTTATGTATTTATTACAGCAGGGTCTCAACGCACGTACTGAGGCTTTTTTGCGTGTGTTAGCACACTTTTATGGTACCCCTTGGCCGATGAAAGTCAGCCAGTTTACTTGGCACGATGATTTGACGATTCAACCACAAGAAGCATGTCATGAAATTTAA
- a CDS encoding heme NO-binding domain-containing protein: MKGIIFTNFADFISDSFGLIAWQNILDDTALDEDGCYVGTMTYPDNEFMALFVSACTHCQRDSVEMQLEFGRWLFPILLAKSPAEVKLIDNLKEFLFSIDTVIHVEVKKLDPEAQTPSLHCTQLDEKTVCLDYLSSRGMGYLAQGLIEGASSHFNETTTITITPSESPEKFKIMVYFK, encoded by the coding sequence ATGAAAGGGATTATTTTTACCAACTTTGCAGATTTTATAAGCGATAGCTTTGGCCTAATCGCATGGCAAAACATCCTAGATGACACAGCACTTGATGAGGATGGTTGCTACGTCGGCACTATGACCTACCCTGACAACGAGTTTATGGCGTTGTTTGTTTCCGCCTGTACTCACTGTCAACGCGATTCTGTGGAGATGCAACTTGAATTTGGCCGTTGGCTGTTTCCTATTTTACTTGCTAAAAGCCCTGCAGAAGTGAAGCTTATTGATAATCTTAAAGAGTTTTTATTTTCAATTGATACGGTGATCCATGTTGAGGTAAAAAAACTTGACCCTGAAGCGCAAACCCCCTCACTGCATTGCACACAGCTTGATGAAAAAACGGTATGCTTAGATTACCTGTCTTCACGAGGCATGGGCTATTTGGCTCAAGGGTTAATTGAAGGGGCATCATCACATTTTAATGAGACCACGACCATCACGATTACCCCTAGCGAAAGCCCTGAAAAGTTTAAAATTATGGTCTATTTCAAATGA
- a CDS encoding GrxA family glutaredoxin — protein MFTVIFGRDGCPYCVRAKELATKLTEERDDFSFKYVDIIKEGISKADLEKSAGVPVETVPQIFLDQKHIGGFTDFEAYAKQNLSLYQ, from the coding sequence ATGTTTACAGTAATTTTTGGCCGTGATGGCTGCCCCTATTGTGTTCGTGCAAAAGAGTTAGCAACAAAATTAACTGAAGAACGTGATGATTTTTCGTTTAAGTATGTTGATATTATTAAAGAAGGTATTTCTAAAGCAGACTTAGAAAAATCTGCGGGTGTCCCTGTCGAAACCGTACCGCAAATATTTTTAGACCAAAAGCACATTGGCGGCTTTACTGACTTTGAAGCCTATGCGAAACAAAATTTAAGCCTTTATCAGTAA
- a CDS encoding response regulator: MAHILLVDDEPEVLNALTRILRKQYQITTANSASEALSILNEHSIDLIISDIRMPIIDGIELLTQIRDRYPNMGRVLLSGYADMEQCQRAINDDVAKIILAKPWDNFELKNIVALLIEFNQLRAENEILSQQLTHLGASV; the protein is encoded by the coding sequence ATGGCACATATTTTATTAGTCGATGATGAGCCCGAAGTGCTCAATGCCTTAACTCGAATACTGCGCAAGCAGTACCAGATAACGACAGCCAATAGCGCCAGCGAAGCATTATCGATTTTAAATGAGCATTCGATTGATCTGATTATCTCTGATATCAGAATGCCAATAATAGATGGGATAGAGTTACTGACTCAAATTCGTGACCGCTATCCAAACATGGGCCGCGTTCTGCTATCTGGATATGCCGATATGGAACAGTGTCAGCGAGCCATCAACGACGATGTCGCAAAAATTATTTTGGCTAAACCTTGGGATAATTTTGAACTAAAAAATATTGTCGCTCTGTTAATTGAGTTCAACCAACTCAGAGCAGAGAACGAGATACTATCTCAACAACTCACTCATTTAGGAGCCTCAGTATGA
- a CDS encoding ATP-NAD kinase family protein, with protein sequence MKFKLGLIINPVAGLGGSVALKGSDGAQTAAQAIALGAEPKANIRTKAALEQLIPYQSQIEVLTVSGEMGERLATELGFSCQVIYQAGTPTCPDDTEQAAQILKAQGVDLLLFAGGDGTARNICHIIDDTLPVLGIPAGCKIHSGVYAITPKAAGRVVELLVKGELVTLGEADVMDIDEEAFRAGTVKAKRYGEMKVPTELRYVQAVKNGGKETDELVLADIAAYVVSEMDEDWQYIMGSGSTVGAIMAEMGLENTLLGVDLVDDQQLIASDLTAQQLLDYVANKPTKLVITLIGGQGHIFGRGNQQLSPALIQAIGRDNIIVVATKTKLQALNGRPLIADTGDSELDDALSGYMNVTTGFNDHVLYRVGHIEENK encoded by the coding sequence ATGAAATTTAAATTAGGTTTGATTATTAACCCTGTCGCGGGTTTAGGTGGTTCGGTTGCTCTCAAAGGGAGCGATGGTGCCCAAACGGCTGCACAAGCCATTGCGTTAGGTGCTGAGCCAAAAGCTAATATTCGTACAAAAGCAGCGCTTGAGCAATTAATCCCTTATCAGTCACAGATTGAAGTGCTAACGGTAAGTGGCGAGATGGGGGAGCGTTTAGCAACTGAGCTAGGGTTTAGCTGCCAAGTGATTTATCAAGCGGGCACGCCAACCTGCCCCGATGATACTGAGCAAGCCGCGCAGATCCTTAAAGCGCAAGGCGTTGACTTATTACTGTTTGCAGGAGGCGATGGTACAGCGCGTAATATTTGCCATATTATCGACGATACCTTGCCAGTACTGGGTATTCCTGCAGGCTGCAAAATTCATTCGGGTGTGTATGCAATTACCCCAAAAGCGGCAGGGCGCGTGGTCGAACTGTTAGTCAAAGGCGAGCTGGTAACACTTGGCGAAGCGGATGTGATGGACATTGATGAAGAAGCGTTTCGGGCCGGTACCGTTAAAGCGAAACGTTATGGTGAAATGAAAGTGCCGACAGAGCTTCGTTATGTGCAAGCGGTAAAAAATGGCGGTAAGGAAACGGATGAATTAGTGCTCGCAGATATTGCGGCGTATGTTGTCTCAGAAATGGATGAAGACTGGCAATACATTATGGGCTCAGGTTCGACCGTCGGCGCTATTATGGCCGAAATGGGCTTAGAGAATACCTTGCTAGGCGTTGACTTAGTCGACGATCAGCAGTTGATAGCCAGTGATTTAACTGCTCAACAACTCCTTGATTATGTTGCCAACAAACCGACAAAATTAGTCATCACTTTGATTGGTGGGCAAGGGCACATTTTTGGCCGTGGCAATCAGCAGCTTAGTCCTGCACTCATCCAAGCCATCGGCAGAGACAATATCATCGTCGTGGCTACAAAAACTAAATTACAGGCACTAAACGGTCGCCCTCTGATTGCCGATACCGGTGACAGTGAGCTTGACGATGCGCTTAGTGGCTACATGAATGTAACAACCGGATTTAATGACCACGTGTTGTATCGCGTGGGGCACATTGAGGAAAACAAATGA
- a CDS encoding glutathione S-transferase family protein, which produces MQLYIGNKNYSSWSLRAWLMLAKSGISFEETQLELDTEHFYQALKQVTPTLKVPTLVDGDVTVWDSLAICEYINETYLNGSGWPQEPAQRAKARALACEMHSGFMALRNEMPMNIRAKRMVELSSTAKKDIARIDDIFSQCMQATQSTDKGSWLFGQWSITDMMFAPVVMRLITYAIEMSAPSQAYMKHVLACPDLNRWIDAALQETQIVAIDEAGVEI; this is translated from the coding sequence ATGCAATTGTATATAGGTAATAAAAACTATTCGAGCTGGTCACTTCGAGCCTGGTTAATGTTAGCAAAATCAGGTATCTCATTTGAAGAAACCCAACTTGAACTTGATACTGAACACTTTTATCAGGCGCTTAAGCAAGTCACTCCGACATTAAAAGTACCGACTTTAGTGGATGGCGATGTAACGGTCTGGGATTCGTTGGCTATTTGTGAATATATCAACGAAACGTATTTAAATGGCAGTGGTTGGCCGCAAGAACCCGCTCAGCGAGCTAAAGCGAGAGCTTTAGCGTGTGAAATGCACTCTGGTTTTATGGCATTACGAAATGAAATGCCTATGAACATTCGCGCTAAACGTATGGTTGAGTTATCCAGCACAGCCAAAAAAGACATCGCACGGATTGACGATATTTTTAGTCAATGTATGCAAGCCACTCAAAGCACAGATAAAGGGAGCTGGTTATTTGGCCAATGGTCCATTACAGACATGATGTTTGCGCCGGTCGTGATGCGCTTAATCACCTACGCAATTGAAATGTCAGCGCCCAGTCAAGCGTACATGAAGCATGTACTTGCTTGCCCAGATTTAAACCGTTGGATAGACGCCGCTTTACAAGAAACACAAATTGTTGCTATCGATGAAGCTGGGGTCGAAATCTAA
- a CDS encoding LysR family transcriptional regulator has product MDLEALRSLLAFVETGSFTRAALQVHRSQSAVSMQMKKLESDVGQRLFVKQGRDLTLTQAGLALARQAHALVQLHDKTLKELKSNQHNTVLRLGCPDDYAQTILPKLVDLLRQHINPLDLQVSCASSSLIRHQLDCGQLDAAILTRSPGSEEGHFLQSSQGAWFKHVDFEVDQQQALPIVVFQRDCKFHQTAIEGLIKLNQPFEVIAHCGSAVALNGLVAQGLAIGAMAQISNMQQLVAISAPYLPILPAITIVLATNQFSHNPMTPQLAQQLSAAFQHTE; this is encoded by the coding sequence ATGGATTTAGAAGCACTACGCAGCTTACTTGCATTTGTCGAAACGGGCAGCTTTACTCGTGCAGCCTTGCAAGTGCATCGCAGTCAATCAGCTGTGAGTATGCAGATGAAAAAGCTTGAATCTGACGTAGGCCAGCGCTTATTCGTCAAACAAGGCCGTGACTTAACACTCACACAAGCAGGTTTAGCTTTAGCCCGCCAAGCCCATGCATTAGTGCAATTACATGATAAAACGCTAAAGGAGCTAAAAAGTAATCAACACAATACCGTGTTACGTTTGGGGTGCCCTGATGACTATGCGCAGACTATTTTACCCAAATTGGTCGACTTATTACGCCAACACATCAACCCCCTTGATCTTCAAGTAAGTTGCGCTTCAAGTTCTTTGATCCGCCACCAACTCGATTGTGGTCAACTCGATGCTGCAATTTTAACCCGATCTCCAGGCTCTGAAGAAGGCCACTTTTTACAGAGCAGCCAAGGCGCATGGTTTAAACATGTTGATTTTGAAGTTGATCAGCAGCAAGCGCTGCCTATCGTGGTCTTTCAACGTGATTGCAAATTTCATCAAACAGCCATTGAAGGGCTGATTAAACTCAATCAACCTTTTGAAGTCATTGCACATTGCGGCAGTGCAGTGGCTTTAAATGGCCTCGTCGCACAAGGGTTAGCCATTGGTGCAATGGCCCAAATCAGCAATATGCAACAGCTTGTTGCTATTTCTGCACCCTATTTACCCATATTACCGGCCATCACGATTGTGCTTGCAACCAATCAGTTTTCTCACAATCCGATGACCCCTCAATTAGCACAGCAGCTCAGTGCAGCGTTTCAACACACTGAATAA
- a CDS encoding HD domain-containing phosphohydrolase encodes MDMSLLQAFEHRDYYTMRGVYQDFLELVVNFADSEIGYFHLYEEASETLSLTVWSKSVLSYCTATIESHYPLSEAGIWADAIRERHWVVHNQYTTSQGAQGLPEGHFKLLNHLAFPLFIADKIVAVIGVGNKSTDYQDDDIRNTSHFIDTIWQKVGHKVNRIKVREQLIEAEFLQQGPQQILLEMLKAISHTLELRDPYTADHQKHVAYICTDIGKELQLEEKVCLGLYVGALIHDIGKMLIPSSILTKPGALFAEELLLLKAHPRHGLEIFRDTHFPWPIKDMIGQHHERLDGSGYPNGLTEHEICLEAKIIAVADTFDAMSNDRPYRVAPGKKKAIEVLMQGRGIVYDHYVVDAFMRCYERDPTFAGCYG; translated from the coding sequence ATGGACATGTCTTTGCTTCAGGCGTTTGAACATCGTGACTATTATACGATGAGAGGCGTGTATCAAGACTTTTTAGAGTTAGTTGTCAATTTTGCTGACAGTGAAATTGGCTACTTTCATTTATATGAAGAAGCGAGTGAAACCTTAAGTTTAACAGTGTGGTCAAAATCTGTTTTGAGTTATTGCACCGCAACGATAGAAAGTCATTATCCGCTTAGTGAGGCAGGAATTTGGGCAGATGCGATTCGTGAGCGCCATTGGGTGGTGCATAATCAATACACTACGAGCCAAGGCGCACAAGGTTTGCCTGAAGGGCATTTTAAGCTACTTAATCATTTAGCTTTTCCATTATTTATCGCTGATAAAATTGTTGCTGTGATTGGTGTTGGCAATAAAAGCACTGATTATCAAGATGACGATATTCGTAACACGAGCCACTTTATTGATACGATTTGGCAAAAAGTCGGTCATAAAGTGAATCGAATTAAAGTTCGTGAGCAATTAATCGAAGCGGAATTTTTACAGCAAGGTCCACAGCAGATTCTGCTGGAAATGCTAAAAGCAATCTCCCATACCTTAGAGCTTCGTGATCCTTACACTGCCGACCACCAAAAACATGTTGCTTATATTTGCACTGATATAGGTAAAGAACTGCAGCTCGAAGAAAAAGTCTGTTTGGGCTTATACGTAGGGGCGTTGATCCATGATATCGGTAAAATGCTGATCCCAAGTTCTATATTAACCAAACCGGGTGCATTATTTGCTGAAGAGCTACTGCTTTTAAAAGCACACCCAAGACATGGCTTAGAAATATTTCGTGATACTCATTTTCCTTGGCCAATTAAAGACATGATAGGTCAACACCATGAGCGGCTTGATGGCAGTGGATACCCTAATGGGCTAACCGAACATGAAATTTGCTTAGAAGCGAAAATTATCGCGGTGGCTGATACGTTTGATGCGATGAGCAACGATCGTCCTTATCGCGTTGCACCCGGAAAGAAAAAAGCCATCGAGGTCCTCATGCAAGGGCGAGGTATTGTGTATGACCATTATGTAGTTGATGCATTTATGAGGTGTTATGAACGCGACCCCACGTTTGCCGGTTGTTATGGTTAG
- a CDS encoding YfcL family protein produces the protein MTYLEYVEQAQHFFDQLVEKANDDELFAGGYLRGHFDLAVGYAQVEELALSADELNEKVEKSLVKAYRDGELTDEDKVHVVTIWEQVKALAE, from the coding sequence ATGACGTATTTAGAGTATGTAGAACAAGCGCAACATTTTTTTGACCAGTTGGTTGAAAAAGCCAATGATGATGAATTGTTTGCCGGGGGGTATTTACGTGGCCACTTTGATTTAGCGGTTGGATATGCGCAAGTTGAAGAGCTAGCCCTAAGTGCTGACGAACTCAATGAGAAAGTAGAAAAAAGCTTAGTCAAAGCCTACCGTGACGGTGAATTAACCGACGAAGACAAAGTGCACGTTGTGACAATTTGGGAGCAAGTTAAAGCGCTCGCAGAATAG